In the genome of Candidatus Nanopelagicales bacterium, one region contains:
- a CDS encoding PP2C family serine/threonine-protein phosphatase has protein sequence MSLQRWSIWIACISMVVVLLCIGLLIDDELHITAISADLDQADHWLVSAVTSAKRTLRISVVIESVLLLTLIGITLRVLVTHVREPLRRLRKDLHLAGVNHEHIISPYGPIEIRDVAIDAEQLRRSLVAQIEVATHSDLALTLEAPTVSAVRDSLDRNHDEVAGVAGYCQPVEGVIAGDWWWAAQRKDGSRAIAIADVSGHGVQAGVMAIESRAIVATALASFVDLPQIAYALARHRWKSGMFLTLFMAVITEDSVEYCSCGAPFAILANDEGIEQLLPTGPVLSNLKGSWTSRQLPLRENAMLLTATDGLTDVSREEEVLEWVRASSRTTDVQSQQLLDSLIARTRLRHAPWNDDLTVMIATGNSRGVFP, from the coding sequence GTGAGTTTGCAACGTTGGTCGATCTGGATTGCTTGCATATCAATGGTTGTTGTACTGCTCTGCATAGGGTTACTGATTGACGATGAACTACATATCACTGCCATTTCAGCGGACCTTGACCAAGCCGATCACTGGCTTGTCTCCGCGGTCACGAGCGCCAAACGCACGTTGCGGATTTCAGTAGTCATTGAATCAGTGCTGTTACTCACGCTCATCGGAATAACTCTGCGTGTTTTAGTCACTCATGTCCGTGAGCCTTTGCGCAGGTTGCGCAAAGATCTCCATCTTGCCGGAGTCAATCACGAGCACATTATTTCTCCGTATGGTCCAATTGAGATTCGTGATGTCGCAATCGATGCCGAACAACTGCGACGTTCACTCGTGGCACAGATCGAAGTCGCTACACACTCCGATTTAGCGTTAACCCTTGAAGCGCCCACCGTCAGTGCAGTCCGAGACTCTCTCGATCGCAATCATGATGAGGTAGCCGGAGTCGCTGGATATTGCCAACCGGTCGAAGGTGTCATCGCTGGCGATTGGTGGTGGGCTGCTCAACGAAAGGACGGCTCACGAGCCATAGCAATTGCTGATGTCAGCGGGCATGGTGTTCAGGCTGGCGTGATGGCGATTGAAAGTCGGGCAATCGTGGCGACTGCATTGGCTTCTTTCGTTGACTTGCCCCAGATTGCCTATGCCTTGGCTCGACATCGCTGGAAATCTGGAATGTTTCTGACCTTATTCATGGCTGTAATTACTGAGGATTCAGTGGAGTACTGCTCATGCGGTGCACCGTTTGCGATTCTTGCGAATGATGAAGGCATCGAACAACTGCTTCCCACAGGTCCAGTACTCAGCAATCTCAAAGGATCGTGGACTTCGCGCCAACTTCCGCTTCGGGAAAATGCCATGCTGCTCACCGCGACGGATGGACTCACAGATGTCTCGCGAGAAGAAGAGGTTCTGGAATGGGTTCGTGCCTCTTCACGAACTACGGACGTTCAGTCCCAACAATTGCTGGACTCGCTCATTGCACGGACGCGATTGCGTCATGCACCTTGGAACGACGACCTCACCGTGATGATCGCCACCGGAAATTCACGTGGCGTATTTCCGTGA
- a CDS encoding cytochrome ubiquinol oxidase subunit I, which yields MNLDLARWQFAVTTVYHFFFVPITLGTVWFVVGFQTAWYRTGKEKYLKLTKFFGKLFLINFAMGVVTGIVQEFQFGMNWSEYSRFVGDVFGAPLAMEALLAFFLESTFLGLWIFGWDRLPKKLHLATIWAAATGTLLSAFFILAANSWMQHPVGYEISVDTGRAVLTDIGAVLFQNTSVLAFTHTIFASFLVAGAFVAGISAWHLSKGKNVEVFRSAVKAGAWVILGAAVAVSISGDLDSKLMVEQQPMKMAAAEALYESTSSAPFSILSIGDVSGQNATRIIEVPGLLSFLSTGSFDGKVEGINDIQAQYVAQYGPGNYVPYVPATYWGFRLMIGLGMISALYALWVLWRFRGGRTVQSKTFAWISGLITLFPLFGISAGWIFTEMGRQPWIVFGMQKTADAVSPLVTSTEVWISFIGFTLIYAVLAIFELRLLLKAIKAGPPEIATEDPFEDSKNDSDKQLYFAY from the coding sequence ATGAATCTTGATCTAGCCCGCTGGCAATTTGCGGTCACCACCGTTTACCACTTCTTCTTTGTGCCGATCACTCTTGGCACTGTCTGGTTTGTGGTGGGCTTTCAAACAGCTTGGTACCGGACCGGTAAAGAGAAGTACCTCAAACTGACGAAGTTCTTTGGAAAACTCTTTCTCATTAACTTTGCCATGGGTGTGGTCACCGGCATTGTTCAGGAATTCCAATTCGGAATGAACTGGTCGGAGTACTCACGCTTCGTGGGCGATGTCTTCGGAGCACCGCTGGCAATGGAAGCGCTGCTGGCATTCTTCTTAGAATCAACATTCTTGGGATTATGGATCTTTGGTTGGGATCGCTTACCAAAGAAGTTGCACCTTGCCACCATCTGGGCAGCAGCAACAGGAACGTTGTTGTCGGCATTCTTCATTCTTGCCGCGAACTCGTGGATGCAACACCCCGTCGGCTATGAGATTAGTGTCGATACAGGGCGAGCAGTTCTCACGGACATTGGCGCCGTACTTTTCCAAAACACTTCAGTACTCGCATTCACACATACGATTTTCGCTTCCTTCTTGGTCGCAGGAGCATTCGTCGCGGGTATCAGTGCCTGGCATTTATCCAAGGGTAAAAATGTTGAGGTGTTCCGAAGTGCTGTGAAAGCTGGGGCGTGGGTCATTCTGGGCGCAGCCGTGGCTGTTTCAATCTCTGGAGACCTGGATTCGAAACTCATGGTCGAGCAACAACCAATGAAAATGGCTGCAGCTGAGGCGCTATATGAATCGACAAGTTCAGCACCATTTTCGATCCTGAGCATTGGAGATGTCTCTGGCCAGAATGCCACTCGAATTATCGAGGTGCCGGGCCTACTTTCCTTTCTGTCGACAGGATCATTTGATGGCAAAGTCGAAGGCATCAATGACATTCAGGCGCAATACGTTGCTCAATATGGCCCAGGCAACTACGTGCCTTATGTCCCTGCGACGTACTGGGGCTTCCGTTTGATGATCGGCCTTGGCATGATCTCTGCGCTTTACGCCCTGTGGGTGTTGTGGCGCTTTCGCGGCGGTCGCACCGTTCAGAGCAAGACCTTTGCGTGGATCAGCGGGCTCATCACCCTCTTCCCACTCTTTGGAATTTCCGCTGGCTGGATCTTCACTGAAATGGGACGTCAACCTTGGATTGTGTTCGGTATGCAAAAAACTGCCGATGCGGTCTCACCGTTAGTGACATCAACTGAGGTATGGATTTCCTTTATCGGTTTCACGCTGATTTATGCAGTCCTGGCGATCTTTGAATTGCGATTGCTCTTGAAAGCAATCAAGGCAGGTCCGCCTGAAATCGCTACTGAGGATCCTTTTGAGGATTCCAAGAACGATTCCGACAAGCAGCTCTACTTCGCTTACTGA